The window catttcttgttctatttcaatttattttattttaaaaataaaaaaaataatacaaaaagattgaaaactaaaaaaaatattttttggaacaaattattatcaaatatagTCAAcactaatcaattaatttttaaaactataaaaactatttaattcattttataaaactaGAGAaactaatttattgtttttttttttttgctacgaGGTTAAAAGAaccttaattataattaagattCAAACTtggttttattataaaaaaaaattagctaagTATATAATGGTTTAGATTTAAGCCTGGATATGTGAGTGATAGTCTAAAACAagagaaatataaaatcatattaaagaGAAATTGCTCCTTATCCCTCAGGTGACTCAACTGGGTCACTTCCTTCTTCAGCTCCTCCGTGGGCATCCAATCACAGGCTCAAGGCCCATCTCTTCGAAACCAAACCCAGAGGTGGAAAAAGAGCTCCAAGtgaacaataataacaataattatacTACATATCTCTATTTCAATCCAGTGTTTTATGATAGAggtaaacaaattaaaattgatttttattatattaaggACCAAGTGCTTAGGTTTTCTTTTAACCATCCAAAAAATAGCTAACTACAGTGTGTTTGTTATTGAGATAACTTTTAtggtaacagttaaaaaaaaatttaaaaatcaattttaattattattgatagggttaaaatatgtgtttggttaGAACTGCggttaaaattattgttgaataaaaaacaattaaaaagtgTTTGGTTAACACTCCTGTTAAAAATATTGGTAATtgtaaaatgactaaaaaaacatgtagtaattttatagttttgaattaaattattgttaCTTGAATTATCAATACACCATTATTACAATAATgtgatattataattttatttttattattctattaaattattttaattttattataaatataattcattcgagaaaatctttgATGTCTGTTGCTTTGCTAGCGTATATAACGACATGAATTACAAAACCTTCTATTTTGTATATCTAACATTGGAGTTGAAAGTAAGTTGTTTtagtccaaaataaaataaactaataatgTTGATATGCTCAAGTATTATTATTGAAAGTTTGCGGGGAAAAAATCCAAGAGGTACTTAGGCCtcgtttgtttgttggaaagtaatttttttttggaaagtgaattccgagaaagtattttttgatatttggtagtgtaatgaaaaataagttggaaaaaaattttcagtgtttggttatgttatggaaaatgaactggaaaataacttattaatgttttattttttttttcaagtttattaaaataatgaggaacaaatcttacaaattaaaaagttgaatgagaatgaaattgaaaaaaaatataatttcataaattatcttaaataaaataaataataatcaaaataatagagatcaaataaaaataaaaaaaattaaaagatgaagaaattaaaataataataataatttacatttcataaattagccataatatatatatagcaatcaaaagtttgaggattaaatttgatataatcagcaaataatgacatttctaaatttttcacaacttccggaaagtgttttctgcccaaattttttaggaaaacactttcctgaaaaccaagccaaattttcttttgactggaaagtgtttttcgttgaccaacttttttaatggcaaacaaacaagtgaaagtttggaaagtcgTTTCctagaaaccactttccggaaaacaaacacagccaaaagggaaaatacttttctggaaaccaagtcaaatttttctttgactggaaagtgttttctgttaatcggaaagtgtttttctttgattaaaaagtgtttttcattgaccgaaaagtgtttttcgttgaccaccttttttaatggtaaacaaacacaagaaagtttgaaaaataattttctagaaactactttttagaaaacaaacattaccttataattttgaagaaaaagaaaaaaactatccaAAAACAGGTATTCAAGGAGTCTGTTTAACCATGAAACTTGACAAGCATCTTCATTCGTGTTCGAATACAGTTTCTATTTTATATAGGCTATTAAATCAATATTGGGTACTCTGTTAGTATTATAGAAAGAATCAATCTGTCCAATCCTATTCCTTTGCAACGCCATAAGCAGTATTCCCCCTATGAATCTCCGGATCTGCGAAGCCTTTTGAGGATCACCCTTTCTCTCGGAATCTATCTTTGGCCAAGGCAAAGGAAAAAGATGCTTGTACGCACGTAAGCTCAATTGACCCTGACTGTCTAGATCAGGTTTCCAGTTTAAGAAAGCTGTGAGAATGACCTAACGGCCCATTGATGGAAGGAATCGTCAGCTGCTGCTCTGAAGATTGGAGAGGGTGCTCAATCGATCTCTAGCCAGGATGCACTAAAAGCATTCTATCAATGCCGCGCTTGGCCAGCTCTACTATGAAAAGCAAGCTGGATAGAGCGGAATCCAGAGCTGGatttgaaccagcatctctggGAAGCATGATAAGATCCCAGCGAAATACCTTTTCTTCTCATCGTGACGGTAACCATAAAACCGCTTGCTACATCCGTAGTCAGTCTATCGCTCCTGACTGCACGCTTCTCCTCTCTCGTTTATCCTCAATCGAGTGAAGGCAGGAATGAGGGGGAAGAGAAGCTAACATCCTAACAGAAACTTCCGGGGAAAGTGACACTGACTGACTTATTGATGTTATGTTCTCCAAGGGGACAGTCAGTCTGCTAGGGTACTCGAAAGAGTCTTTTACAGGTCACTAAGTTCTCTACTATGCCTTTCGCCCCTTCCGGGTtctgttaatttaataatttttcctaCTTCACTCGTCTCGAAGATGAAACTAGACCCCTTTTTTGCAGTACCTTCGGATGAGGTGCATTTATGATACTGGCATGCTTTCCTAGCTATAATTCTTACTACTTCCTTTCTAGTCTTTAATTACCTCCCACTTTCTGTTTTCAACAGAGCATGAAACAGGGGATCTCAAAACAGAGCAACCCCCAAAAATAATCACATCCTTTAAAGTAAGTGACTAAAAccaataataacattgaaagaTTTGAACTTTAAGAATACTCAACCAAGTAAAGTTCAATAAGGTAGAATGCTAAATGCTCAAGCTGGCAGCAAGAGTTAATATTAGGTTTAACAGATTTAAATTGCTATTGACAATATTACATGCAAGAAATtacactaattttattttttatatcatccaTACCTACAGCTGATTACaaacaaaagtcaacaaaataacaaaaatccatTACAGGAATCATGCCGATTATTAATTGCAATTTAACAACTAATCATACACAATAGTActgaaatcaagataatttaattagCTCTCTCCTCGAACCTCACGGGAAAACCACCCTGCATTTTGGACGTCAAATAAGAGATAAACACGGGCTCAAAACCCTCCTCTGCAGCAGGAACAACCTTAAACCTCCGTAAAATCCCGGCTACCACCCTTTTCATTTGCAAGAAAGCCATGTCCTTACCCAAACAAATCCTTGGTCCGGCCTGAAAAACAGGGTAGGAGTATGGGTCCCTCCCTACAAAACTCCACTTCCCATTACTATTAACTCCATCGCCGGATCCCTGCAGCCATCTCTCTGGCTTGAACTTTTCCCAGTCCGGACCCCACAACGTCTCGAGCCTCCCCATTGCATACGGATGGTAAGACACTCTCATTCCCTTCTTGATCACAGTCCCGTCAGGCAAGACATCGTCCTGCATTGCAACCTTGCCATCTATTGGGACTGGAGGGTACAGCCTCATGCTCTCACATAAAGAAGCATGTGTGTAGACCATGTCCTTGACTTCTTCATAAACTGGACTCTCCGATTTGTCTTCTATTTCTCTGACTATTTCCTTTTCCACTTCTGGGTTTTGAGAGAGTAGCCAGAAATACCATGTTAAGGCAGCGGAAGTGGTGTCTCGGCCTGCTAGTATAAAACTGATGACAATATCAGTGACAAAGTCCTCGTCAGAATGGCCTGAGCTCAAGAAACGTGATAGAAGATCTACGGTTTCGAGGGATGATTTGTTGCTGAGTTCctgcttcttttctttgatgatgttTCTGGCGAACTCACGTAATTCAGAGGATGCTTCTTTGAGGCGTTTCTCTGATCCAATATTGAAGACCCTCTTAATCTTCCAAAGAAAGGGGAATAGCGTAGAGAACCTGTCACTGGAAATCTTGGCAGCTTCATCAAAAGTTTTCGCAAATTCGGCTTCGGCGAGATCAGGCAGCAAGTATGCAGGATCGTATCCGAAAGCGATCTTGCAGATGTTGTCAAAAGCGAATCTTTGAAGTATGTCTTGCAAATCAAGAACTGTATTGTTAGCCGCAGCAGTGGAGAGAATCGGGATTAAGCGTTGAGATACTTCAGTATCGACAACGGTCTCAACGAATTTACGCAATGATTTCGTGTTGAATTCATGGCTGGAAACTTGTCTTTGAAACTTCCAAGAATCACCATCAATGTTAAAGATACCGTttccaagaaaatcaaagaggGTTCGCCGAGCTTTGCTACCTTTCTCATAGTTGTAAAACTGGGTTTTAAGCATGTGTTGGACATTTGCAGGGTTTCCTGTAAGAACACGGCTATCATCCAAGAGACGGCGGATAACAACAGTGGCAGTTGGTGAGTTTTGGATAAGATCTGAAGTCCACTGGATGAATCGGTTTCTATTGGCAAAAATGGCTACAGAGGATCCAATTAAGGGGTATGATTTTAGGTTTGGATTAGATTTTGATGATGCTTGGGACTTGGAATTCTTGGTGAGATAGAAGAAGAGTGGGACAAGTAAAAGGGCAAGTGATGCTAAGAGCTCAATAATAGACATGGCTTGGCCTGGTGAATTGCTGGTGGTATTTCTTCTTGGCGGATGGATATCCAGGCAGGGCCGATCGATGTGTGAATTGATAGGTGAACCTTGCGTAGCAATTTATAAGCTCCAAGGACCTGCGAGGAAAGGGGCAAGGCAAGACTTCAATTCCATTTGAAAGAAACactgttcttcttttttgtatGCGTGTGAGATAAGGTACGTGATGATGACTGCTACTTCGGCTCCTGAAGTATGAACCATTCTATCTTGAGATTTCCTTATATGTTGAAAATAGTATCAAttcaagaatttattatttaaaaatttaagatgataattttatattatttctatctcattatgaataataaattaatcttttaatttatgaatgATAAATTTAAGCTGATAATCATCATAAGAATAATAagctttttaataattaaagttttaaaattatattatctcaAAGACACTGCCACTTTTTGAGTCAAATGATGTGctaattaacaattaattttttttcataataaattattttgtagaagcttcttttcttaagaaaatGTTTTCAGTCTTCGATGTCCTGCGAATTACATGACAGTGTGAACGTGGGCTGATCGGCAGCTGTTTGAAGGAATGTTTTCAGCCCAAGGACGGAGTTTTATTTACcacagttgaaaaaaaaatagtgaagtaataaaaaaaaattaatacattttcatgaaaataatttttaaaaataattatcatataaaaatttaattaaaaaatttacgaTACATAAACAACAtgccaaaaaacaaaataaaaaataattaaaggaaaataattttacCACATGCaaccttaatttaaaattttattattaaataaataactttgatCTAACCTATTTCTTTAAGAggtttataatttcttaaataaaattatcaattttaatattttattttttaaattaaataaaaaaaataaaaacatcataaaaaaatatttttctaaattaaatagaaaaaaatcttttacaaATACGGCTAACTTGATTGGATATTACCAGCATTCAAGATATCTGGCTACTGTTTATGATATGAAGCCACTAGATACGTACAGTacataatattttacaaaaaaaaaattgtttttctcttctttttcttttaaaaaaaatactttgtgtCTTGTGTTACATTATCTAGCACTACTACTAGTTTGATATCCAAAAATCTAATtggattttgttaattttaatgtaaaagtttgagaatttaAGGTAAAGGGGGTAATGTAATATTATTTAGTGTATTTTTAGGATTGCgatgaaatatgttttttaaaataattttttgcttgaaaatgtattaaaagaaaaaaaattagatttttttttcaacatagcacattaaaataattaaaaatatttaaaaaaacattaatataatattttttatacaaaatatatatttaaaaaacataaaaaaggaatTTCAAACGTTTAGGATATCATCACGCCATCATAACTGTTTATTATTCGATAATTATAGGCGCTGCTATTGGGTTTGTTGTTAcgtgaaaatataaatataaaaaaaaatgtcgaaAAAAGGAGAATTTACGTATATTTCATTCACATATGCATCCATccgtatttttaattttaaatattgtgaatgttcatgttttttttttattattaatatgggtgtccgggccaacTTGCACGCAccttgactaatctcacgggccctgaagttaacgaccatgtaagcctccagtggctatcatatgagcaaccataagactcgaacctgagaccacagagagagAAATCTCTTAGCCCTAAACTCTTATTATTGGGCCAACACCTAGATGGtaatgttgatgtttttttttatttacgtggggtgtccgggccagtttgcgcgcaccacgactattccccacggcccactggacatcctgcaaggccaggagcaggtaaggcaccgcgggggtgacaggcgtgcacatagagggtcgaacccgagacgaggacggaacaagtcacaagattgaccacagcagctagaccCTGAAGTgcaatattgatgttttttaaaatgcctTGTGGTTGGCTTTTACAATtactcttccttcttttttttcgtaattattaaatcatttataGAAGCTTCTGCTACACCTCATGTAGAAGCTTCTTTCTTGggatataattttgatgtggtTTGACTAAATGGAAGTTTGACCGTGACCTGAACACCTTGATAGGTCGGTAAGATCGTCAGGGAATGCTCAAGCAGATAAGCACGTGTTGTTCACCGGAACACTCCACTGGGAATAgtataaaatatcttattaatCACTTCCATGAGAGACGTGGGGAGTGTCTCCAGGAAATTGCAGCGGCAGCTGCTTTCTATCTCATCCGCACTCTAAGATAATTAAAACACTAGTGGAAGAGTTTTTAAACGCCACCATTCAAAGAGAGACAACGGATGAAAGCACTTTCCAAATAACGTCACTGATGATATATCTCTGTAATTTCCTTGTCTTTTCTGGTCAGCTTTGACTGCGTCAAAAAAGTCCACAAAACAAATACGAGGACGGGTTCTTTGATGTCTTCAATGCTGCGGCGCTTTGAACACTTGAAATATTATTCATAGCGCTAAGATttgattgcattttttttttgaaatatattttttatttttaaaaaattatttttaacatttacatatcaaaaaaaatataaataaactgattcaaaacaataaaaattgctTCTCTAATGTGAAAAGCATGGCTGGacggaaaaagcaaatagctcCTTACCTTGTACGAAAAGTTTTCTACCAGTTATATTATGTTTTGGAAATTCCTATCTGTGAAGAGTTGAAAATCAAATTGGAACCGGCTGCTTGCTGTTCTAATGTGACCAAGATTTAGAATGGAACGTCTTCCTTGCATAAGTTAAAATACAAAGTTGAAATATATTGGATAAAGGGAGAGAAGAATTGcttcttattttcttatctCTGTCACTGGGGATAATGAAAGTGGCCTCTGCATGGTAGAAAGAAATGAAGAGAGGTGGTCTTTCGAATTTACAACGGATCTGTTGACTTCAAGAAATTATAGATAGTGAAGTACATAAAAACGATGCAACTTTATGCAATCTCCTCTATTGGTGCcctcaaaactataaaaaacgaTGAACCTGCCTACAAGTTGTAGTAGCAGGAAAGGTAAGCTAAAGAAATCCACCAGGAGggcggaaaaaaaaaaggaggaaatcACTTCAAAATGGACGGAACCAATCCTCGGAGTATGTGTTATTCTTTTCTTCCAGAAATCTAAGGTCTTATTACCTGTACATGAGAGCTCATTATGCCTGTATATGATTTAGCACGATAGCTGAGATGATGCAGCAGAGCATTTAGCAAGTCCTGCGCTGAAATACTGGTAGATAATGTGCTTGGCTTCCAATTCTTTCAGTAGTGCCAAGTGCATATCTGAAAATTATATCAAGTATAAGAAGAAAAGACACATGCTGAATCTTAAGTGCAGCgttattaaaagatttaaaataaggTGAGGATAAAAGGCAAAGCGTGAATCTCAACAGGGCACAGAGCAAATAACCCTCTCCACTCAACTGCAATCAGAACCAAGTATCTTGAATGGTTCATTAAAGCAGCATAGTTTTGATCAGTTGAATATAGTAACGCAGGGGACAACATAGGACAAAAGAGTCTCATCGTTGTCAACGAGCAGGATTAGTTTTCTCGACATCATTTCCATTTCAGAATTCATGATGAATTCAAAACATGTGAAGGTTGGCAACATATTTATGCTAGTTATTTTCAAGTTCCTTTTAGTTGACAAATACATAAACTAACATTTTCACTGGCAATGGTTAGAGGATTAAAcagccaaaaaagaagaagaagcaatgcATAGTGTGAATAGAGTCCTATATCAACAATTAGTTTCTATGTGCATAGACTTTCTAAACTTCTAGCCAAAAGAACACTGGAAGCTGCAaatttgaaaatgcatcaatatTGTATCATGCCACAATGAATTTCCTCTAAAAATTCCTGGGTGATAGTATATGCTTGGCTCATTAGGTTTTTCTGTACAGAAAAGGGCATCTCAATTTTCAAAACCATTTACCATTCCAATGGGAGAGCTTCAAAATTAGCGAAGGCTGATTATAAATTTCCCTTTTCCAGTAAACATGTTGATTGTAGTGTTACTAATTTCCGAATGAATGCTTCACTACTACCAGAAATTAGCAATTGCAGAAGCAGTAATGACAACAAAATGCACATGTGGAAGAGAATGCAAATGTTATAATGAATATACCAACCCCATAACAAAGCATATAAACTCAAGGAACAGATCAGCTACTATTTCTCATCCCAATTTTCCGCAACTCTTGTAGATGATGAACTATTTCTTGAACAAATTGTAGTCCCTCTTTTCCAGATTGAAGAGAATTGAAAGCATGCTCCAGAAAATTCCTATCAAATTCAAGTGCTTCCAATCTTCCATTAAGGTCTGAGATTTCATTTTCAAGAACAACCAAATCAATTTCTTTGTGTTGCTTGGAGGATTTTTTCCCGTCAAAAATCAGATGGTTACTTTCATTGTTAGCAACAACTTGATGTTTGCCAACTGAAGCACTGGACATTTCATGGGCAGGAAGGCTTCCCACATTATGCCCTCCATGAGCTGCTTCCTGGGAATAGTCACTATCAGACATGGATTGCGAACACCCATGAGATGCAAATTGATGAAGTTTCCTCTCCAAACCCTTCAAACGTTTTGAAATGAGaaacttttcttcttcatattcTGACAAAGAAGATTTGACACTAGCAGGTTTCTCATTGTCATTCAAGACCTCCCTAAATGATGAGCTACAAGGAACAATGGTATCATCATAGCATGGGGAAGTATTCTCTAAACTCATGTTTTTCCCCTTCAGATCATCACTTTCCACATGTATAGTCTCTGCTGTTGATTCATTGGAGAGGTTCAATTGCAAAGAGTCTATCTCTGCTTCCAAGTCCtgtatttctttctctttctcagcCAGCAGATCATTAGCTTTCTCCAGAGCCTCTACATCATACTCTGCTTGCTCTTCCATCATTCTTAAGTACTGCAGGGCCTCCATATGAAGTGCTGCCTTTTCCTCTTGCAACCTTGTGATCATGGCCATTGCCTGATTTGCAGAAATTGCAGAAGCACTTCTTTCTTCCTCTAATTCCTTGTACAAAGCGCTTATGTGTCTCCTATCTGACTCCACTTGTCGCTTTAACCGATCAATAATACTTTCACCTTCAATCTCAGTGAA is drawn from Populus nigra chromosome 5, ddPopNigr1.1, whole genome shotgun sequence and contains these coding sequences:
- the LOC133693687 gene encoding cytochrome P450 94A1-like; its protein translation is MSIIELLASLALLLVPLFFYLTKNSKSQASSKSNPNLKSYPLIGSSVAIFANRNRFIQWTSDLIQNSPTATVVIRRLLDDSRVLTGNPANVQHMLKTQFYNYEKGSKARRTLFDFLGNGIFNIDGDSWKFQRQVSSHEFNTKSLRKFVETVVDTEVSQRLIPILSTAAANNTVLDLQDILQRFAFDNICKIAFGYDPAYLLPDLAEAEFAKTFDEAAKISSDRFSTLFPFLWKIKRVFNIGSEKRLKEASSELREFARNIIKEKKQELSNKSSLETVDLLSRFLSSGHSDEDFVTDIVISFILAGRDTTSAALTWYFWLLSQNPEVEKEIVREIEDKSESPVYEEVKDMVYTHASLCESMRLYPPVPIDGKVAMQDDVLPDGTVIKKGMRVSYHPYAMGRLETLWGPDWEKFKPERWLQGSGDGVNSNGKWSFVGRDPYSYPVFQAGPRICLGKDMAFLQMKRVVAGILRRFKVVPAAEEGFEPVFISYLTSKMQGGFPVRFEERAN